The proteins below come from a single Plasmodium sp. gorilla clade G2 genome assembly, chromosome: 13 genomic window:
- a CDS encoding 3',5'-cyclic nucleotide phosphodiesterase, putative has translation MGKVDDFEEHNKNSNQDIEKNVGNRRRSNSNTMNEQNENINKSKSIVSKKSFIMNLLRNKEKTKIEQNDDIIEETFKERKSISKDIPLIPENVEKDNKVKKKNSYLKNLNILGKTKSIEFSFPSNILNNARRNIQDNDEESPLTSNSLRTYKEGISEDGRQNQRIIDNNSMNWSTSNINTECNSEFSNIEVKVLKNEKSNSVKLKENIIDIPNDKNKKELQEINIKSTNKDSYKNLYLKVRNSISFNENNKIDDENKNDKNNNIDNYNNFDDINSSNTITIDGLNNDDNIKKTDNINNFDDTNDHNEHHHDDHHDHKIRSSIRSYGNIKSNTTNIKINNDKNFDTNKNQRSIFEKYFYDIWKRNITIKKEIYSISSKSPPNPLKSTFADACLNQSSEKELLKKIPLKFNDDSIESLYVLNLNNWISSRMIIIGIIMLILSFIIWPLTTWSLKTSTWGRETYIVILFHTLMAINTVILVFFIIIGSTELCKYSECMSYVLFSLMVALWGLWNIAIGLTLEYNPNISEMPTTTYELEMIYVLTYIYGFLPLVIIDIFFPSRTKYNWIIHLIFIFLNSTSIILVGSAKPDFVPEIYVVFRILAYTTLSTFLYIGSYTSELQIRYVFYNLLVAGYKLDKIESDMKNKTSNKKISTGIEDLINMLKECTKVILELENETDTNFNVHTKTSYCSNILEQCLSTLTKSDNLYNIDYNVLENPENKKFIEAYVSKSKSNFAGEEVPKGVDFKLNKSFSNNDCISTDKVDLDKKQIKKFLKQINISQLTKMIQFIDNKLLSDWDFNCLTYFEESEYPFFDINLSLICTIDHNIPINIIINFLCFVEKQYNNVPYHNTIHATMVTQKFFCLTKKLGIYDDLEYKIKLVMFISGICHDIGHPGYNNLFFVNSLHPLSIIYNDISVLENYHASITFKILQLNQCNILKNFSEKDFRMMRSYIIELILSTDMKHHFEIISKFRIRRENEDFDYIKNSDDLLILTKMIIKSADISHGSVSWSEHYSWCQRVLSEFYTQGDEELKNKMPLSPLCDRTKHNEVCKSQITFLKFVVMPLFEELSHIDNNKFIKSFCLKRLNSNCIMWDTLMKEEKTIEVYDPASVKSKDKKKKKIDKKKKSYIDLTLFFIKNVSD, from the exons ATGGGTAAGGTAGACGATTTTGaagaacataataaaaatagtaatcaagatattgaaaaaaatgtagGGAATAGAAGAAGGTCTAATAGTAATACGATGAACGAACAAAAtgagaatataaataaaagtaaatcTATAGTATCTAAAAAGAGTTTTATAATGAATTTATtaagaaataaagaaaaaacaaagatagaacaaaatgatgatattataGAAGAAACTTTTAAAGAAAGGAAAAGCATTTCGAAAGATATACCACTTATTCCTGAAAATGtagaaaaagataataaagtaaaaaaaaaaaatagctatttaaaaaatttaaatattcttgGTAAAACGAAATCTATAGAATTTTCATTTCcatctaatatattaaataatgcaCGTAGAAATATTCAAGATAATGATGAAGAGTCACCTTTAACTAGTAATTCTTTACGAACATATAAAGAAGGAATAAGTGAAGATGGTAGACAAAATCAAAGaattattgataataattctaTGAATTGGTCTAcaagtaatataaatacagaATGTAATTCTGAATTTTCTAATATTGAAGTTaaagttttaaaaaatgaaaaatccAATTCtgtaaaattaaaagaaaatataatagatattccaaatgacaaaaataaaaaagaattacaggaaattaatataaagaGTACAAATAAAGATAGttacaaaaatttatatttaaaagtaaGAAATTCTATAAgttttaatgaaaataataaaattgatgatgaaaataaaaatgataaaaataataatattgataattataataattttgatgatattaatagtaGTAATACTATAACAATCGATGgattaaataatgatgataatataaaaaaaactgataatataaataattttgatgATACCAATGATCATAATGAACACCATCACGATGATCATCATGATCATAAGATTCGTTCATCTATAAGATCATATGGAAATATTAAATCAAACACtactaatataaaaataaataatgataaaaattttgataCGAATAAAAATCAAAGGAgtatttttgaaaaatatttttatgatatatggaaaagaaatataacaataaaaaaagaaatatattctaTAAGTAGTAAAAGTCCACCAAATCCTTTAAAAAGTACATTTGCAGATGCATGTTTAAATCAATCTTctgaaaaagaattattaaaaaaaataccatTAAAATTTAATGATGATTCTATAGAatctttatatgtattaaatttaaataattggATATCATCTAGAATGATTATTATTGGAATTATTAtgttaatattatcttttattatatggcCATTAACAACTTGGTCTCTTAAAACAAGTACTTGGGGAAGAGAAacatatattgttatattatttcatacTTTAATGGCTATTAATACAGTGATATtagtattttttataataatcgGGTCTACAGAATTGTGTAAATATTCTGAATGTATGTCCTATgtacttttttctttaatggTTGCTTTATGGGGTTTATGGAATATAGCTATAGGTTTAACACTGGAGTATAATCCAAACATTAGCGAAATGCCTACGACTACTTATGAGTTGGAAATGATTTATGTACTCACCTACATTTATGGTTTCCTACCTCTGGTTATAATAGATATATTCTTTCCCTCacg gACCAAATATAATTGGATTAtccatttaatatttatattcttaaatTCAACTAGTATCATATTAGTGGGTTCTGCCAAACCTGACTTTGTGCCtgaaatatatgt gGTTTTTCGAATTTTGGCATATACAACCTTGTCCACATTTTTATACATAGGAAGTTATACCTCAGAACTACAAATACGttatgttttttataatttactt GTAGCTGGTTATAAATTAGATAAAATAGAATcagatatgaaaaataaaaccagtaacaaaaaaatttcaaCAGGAATTGAAGATTTAATTAATATGCTAAAGGAg TGTACAAAAGTCATATTGGAATTAGAAAACGAAACTGATACAAATTTTAATGTTCATACGAAAACTTCTTATTGTTCGAATATTTTGGAACAATGTTTGTCAACATTAACAAAATCTGATAACTTGTATAATATTGATTATAATGTTCTCGAAAATCCagag aataaaaaatttattgagGCCTATGTCAGTAAAAGTAAAAGTAATTTTGCTGGGGAAGAAGTGCCAAAAGGAGTAGATTTCAAATTAAACAAATCATTTTCAAACAATGACTGTATAAGTACTGACAAAGTGGATTTagataaaaaacaaataaaaaaatttttgaaacaaattaatatatccCAATTAACAAAAATGATTCAATTCATTGATAACAAGCTTTTATCAGATTGGGATTTCAATTGTTTAACATATTTTGAAGAATCCGAATATcctttttttgatattaacTTATCTTTAATATGTACTATTGATCATAATATtcctataaatataataattaactTTCTCTGCTTTGTTGAAAAGCAGTACAATAATGTTCCTTATCATAATACAATACACGCGACAATG GTAACacaaaaatttttttgtttgacCAAAAAACTTGGTATATATGATGACCtggaatataaaataaaattggtAATGTTTATATCAGGAATTTGTCATGATATAGGACATCCTGGTTATAATAACTTATTTTTTGTAAACAGTTTACATCCATtaagtattatttataatgacATTAGTGTATTAGAAAATTATCATGCATCTAtaacttttaaaatattacaacTAAACCAGTgtaatattttgaaaaattttTCAGAAAAG GATTTTCGAATGATGAGATCATATATCATTGAATTAATTTTAAGTACTGATATGAAACATCATTTTGAAATCATATCAAAGTTTAGAATAAGAAGAGAAAATGAAGATTTcgattatataaagaatagtgatgatttattaatattaacaaaaatgattataaaaagTGCAGATATATCTCATGGATCAGTTTCATGGAGTGAACACTATTCTTGGTGTCAAAGAGTTTTATCTGAATTTTATACTCAAGGAgatgaagaattaaaaaataaaatgccTTTATCACCTTTGTGTGATAGGACAAAACACAATGAAGTTTGTAAATCTCAAATAACGTTTTTGAAATTTGTTGTCATGCCGTTATTTGAGGAATTGTCccatattgataataataaatttataaa gaGTTTCTGCTTAAAAAGATTAAACAGTAATTGTATCATGTGGGATACGCTCatgaaagaagaaaaaacaatCGAGGTTTATGATCCTGCGTCCGTTAAatcaaaagataaaaaaaaaaaaaaaatagataaaaaaaagaaaagttaTATTGATTTAActctattttttataaaaaatgtttccgattaa